One genomic segment of Ignavibacteriota bacterium includes these proteins:
- a CDS encoding purine-nucleoside phosphorylase encodes MIDLEFKYKNLVDYLKSEIPFTPEISLILGSGLGDFAEKINIEKSISTKDIPDYPISTVEGHKGFLHFAKIFDKNVLIFQGRIHFYEGYEIDKCIIPSFISSQLNVKKLLATNAAGGVNPNFSPGDLMLVTGFISQNILKEISNVLAIPTTEQKNFIHNLPSKKFNEIIRNASLEEKVLIKEGTYWFNKGPTYETPAEIIMQKKFGADAVGMSTVHEAIFAAYHGIEVSAISLITNYAAGLSPQKLSHKEVMETADLAKEKFERLVKRIIKFI; translated from the coding sequence ATGATTGATTTAGAATTTAAATACAAAAATCTTGTTGATTATTTAAAATCAGAAATTCCATTTACTCCGGAAATTTCTTTAATTCTTGGAAGCGGACTTGGAGATTTTGCGGAAAAAATTAATATTGAAAAATCGATATCTACAAAGGATATTCCCGATTATCCAATTTCAACAGTTGAAGGACATAAAGGATTTTTACATTTTGCAAAAATTTTCGATAAAAATGTTTTGATTTTTCAAGGTCGAATTCACTTTTACGAAGGTTATGAAATTGATAAATGTATAATTCCCTCTTTCATTTCTTCTCAATTAAATGTAAAGAAATTATTGGCAACTAATGCAGCGGGCGGAGTAAATCCCAATTTTTCTCCCGGTGATTTAATGCTTGTAACTGGATTTATTTCACAAAATATTTTAAAAGAAATATCAAATGTTTTAGCAATTCCAACAACTGAACAAAAAAATTTTATACATAATCTTCCTTCAAAAAAGTTTAATGAAATAATTAGGAATGCTTCACTTGAAGAAAAAGTTTTAATTAAAGAAGGAACGTATTGGTTTAACAAAGGTCCAACATATGAAACTCCCGCGGAAATAATTATGCAAAAGAAATTTGGAGCCGATGCAGTTGGAATGTCAACTGTTCACGAAGCAATTTTTGCTGCTTACCACGGAATTGAAGTTTCTGCAATTTCATTAATTACAAATTATGCTGCCGGACTTTCACCTCAAAAACTTTCACACAAAGAAGTTATGGAAACTGCAGATTTAGCTAAAGAAAAATTTGAAAGATTAGTTAAAAGAATTATTAAATTCATATAA
- a CDS encoding TonB-dependent receptor, with protein sequence MKYFFLITFTTILSCITNAQIVTVRDSESNLKLESVIIKSEKPKAITSTNSVGEADLDSFKESKKIIFQHLGYETLEKSFSELEKENFILFMKPTNISLDQIVVSATRWNQAKNEIASKIINISPKDIELQNPQTTADLLNSTGQVFIQKSQQGGGSPMIRGFATNRLLISVDGIRMNTAIFRSGNLQNVISLDNFSLQNVEVMFGPGSVIYGSDAIGGVMSFYTLQPKFSLTNNLFYSGNSALRFSSANNENTGHIDFNLGWNKFASITSITYSKFGDVKMGEFGPNKYLRNEYVKRINSVDIVVTNSNPLIQKPVDYNQINILQKLSFLLNDEIKFDYGFHYSTTSNYSRYDRLLRYRNDLPRSAEWYYGPQVWMMNNFNISLSKSNIFYDNLIFRTAHQKFEESRHDRDLNNNIRFDKFEEVDAYSINLDMNKKLTENSTIVYGIEEIYNNVKSYGKDTDINNNQSIKGASRYPQADWNSISAFIDYKNFLTNKIIFETGIRYSYFSLNADFDTTFYPFPFTSAKLNEGSFSGSFGFVYNPNNSTTMNINLSTGFRSPNVDDLGKVFDSEPGAVIVPNPNLIAEYAYNIDLGIAKVFNDFLKLDATGFYTFLDNAMVRRDFTINGLDSIIYSGEMSKVQALQNAANAYVWGIQAGIEFKLPKGFGFSANANYQKGEEVLDDGSKSPLRHAAPMFGSAHLTYSIKKIKMDFYGITNGEISFENLPEEEKGKDYIYAIDENGNPYSPSWYTLNLKLDYNILDNLNITGGIENITDQRYRPYSSGMVSAGRNFIFSIRCKL encoded by the coding sequence ATGAAGTATTTTTTTCTAATTACTTTTACTACAATTTTATCATGCATAACAAATGCACAAATTGTAACTGTGAGAGATAGTGAAAGTAATTTAAAACTTGAATCAGTAATAATAAAAAGTGAAAAACCAAAAGCAATTACATCCACAAATTCTGTTGGAGAAGCAGATTTAGATTCTTTTAAAGAATCAAAGAAAATTATTTTCCAACATTTGGGTTATGAAACTTTGGAGAAATCATTTTCAGAACTTGAAAAAGAAAATTTTATTCTTTTTATGAAACCAACAAATATTTCACTTGATCAGATTGTTGTTTCTGCTACAAGATGGAATCAAGCAAAAAATGAAATAGCATCTAAAATTATAAATATTTCTCCAAAAGATATTGAATTACAAAATCCTCAAACAACTGCAGATTTATTAAACTCTACGGGACAAGTTTTTATTCAAAAAAGTCAACAAGGCGGCGGAAGTCCAATGATTAGAGGCTTTGCAACAAATCGCTTGTTAATTTCTGTTGATGGAATTAGAATGAACACTGCAATTTTTAGAAGTGGAAATCTGCAAAATGTAATTTCACTTGATAATTTTTCTTTGCAAAATGTTGAAGTAATGTTTGGCCCCGGCTCAGTAATTTACGGAAGCGATGCTATTGGCGGCGTAATGAGCTTTTATACTTTACAACCAAAATTCAGTTTAACAAATAATTTATTCTACAGCGGAAATTCAGCACTAAGATTTTCATCTGCAAATAATGAAAATACCGGACACATTGATTTTAATTTAGGATGGAATAAATTTGCGTCAATTACAAGTATTACATATTCCAAATTTGGTGATGTTAAAATGGGAGAATTCGGACCAAATAAATATTTAAGAAATGAATATGTGAAACGAATTAATTCTGTGGATATTGTTGTAACAAATTCAAATCCATTAATTCAAAAACCGGTTGATTATAATCAAATAAATATTTTGCAAAAATTAAGTTTCTTATTGAATGATGAAATTAAATTTGATTATGGATTTCATTATTCAACTACTTCAAACTATTCTCGTTATGATAGATTGTTAAGATACAGAAATGATTTGCCGCGAAGTGCCGAATGGTATTACGGTCCGCAAGTTTGGATGATGAATAATTTTAATATTTCTCTTAGCAAATCAAATATTTTCTATGATAATTTAATTTTTAGAACTGCACATCAAAAGTTTGAAGAAAGTCGTCATGATAGAGACTTAAATAATAATATTCGATTCGATAAATTTGAAGAAGTTGACGCTTATTCAATTAACTTAGATATGAACAAAAAACTTACGGAAAATTCAACTATTGTTTATGGAATTGAAGAAATTTATAATAATGTTAAATCATACGGAAAAGATACGGATATCAATAATAATCAATCTATAAAAGGTGCTTCGAGATATCCTCAAGCAGATTGGAATTCAATTTCAGCTTTCATAGATTATAAAAACTTCCTAACAAATAAAATAATTTTTGAAACCGGAATTCGTTATAGTTATTTTTCTTTGAATGCAGATTTTGATACAACTTTTTATCCTTTTCCTTTTACGTCAGCAAAATTGAACGAAGGATCATTTTCCGGAAGTTTCGGATTTGTTTACAATCCGAATAATTCTACAACAATGAATATTAATCTATCGACTGGTTTTCGATCTCCAAATGTTGATGATTTGGGAAAAGTATTTGATTCTGAACCGGGCGCAGTTATTGTTCCAAATCCAAATCTTATAGCTGAATATGCTTATAATATTGATTTGGGGATTGCAAAAGTTTTTAATGATTTTCTTAAACTTGATGCTACCGGATTTTATACATTTCTTGATAACGCAATGGTGAGAAGGGATTTTACAATTAACGGATTAGACAGCATAATTTATTCTGGTGAAATGAGTAAAGTACAAGCACTTCAAAATGCAGCAAATGCTTATGTGTGGGGAATCCAAGCCGGAATTGAGTTTAAACTTCCTAAGGGTTTTGGATTTTCGGCAAATGCAAATTATCAAAAAGGTGAAGAAGTTTTAGATGACGGAAGTAAAAGCCCATTACGTCATGCTGCGCCAATGTTTGGAAGTGCTCATCTAACTTATTCAATAAAAAAAATAAAAATGGATTTCTATGGAATTACAAACGGAGAAATTTCTTTTGAAAATTTGCCGGAAGAGGAAAAAGGAAAAGATTATATTTATGCAATCGATGAAAATGGAAATCCATATTCGCCAAGTTGGTACACTTTAAATCTAAAATTGGATTATAATATTTTAGATAATTTAAACATTACTGGCGGAATTGAGAATATTACTGATCAGAGATATCGTCCATACAGTTCGGGAATGGTTTCTGCCGGAAGAAATTTTATTTTTTCTATAAGATGTAAATTATAA
- a CDS encoding cation:proton antiporter, producing the protein MSLLFDIITLLSLAILIILIASKFNIPVLIGFLFTGILIGPSAFSLVSNISDIEILAEVGIILLMFTIGLEFSLEKINQLKKDFILFGGLQVLLTWIVLGIICFSFGLNISQSIFIGFAISLSSTAILLKYLKDSDKLNTPSGIKIIGILLFQDAALIPFLILLPALTTTSEFSTSIIYNILISIGSITILLIASKFFIPKLFNLILNLRLAELFIVTIFVIIFGISFAAYKLGASLAMGAFIAGLSISDTEHAHHVNTELIPSRNLFNSIFFISIGMFVDISFFKNNFIEIIASMSVLILIKGIILLAIFYFLKNTISNGIITALSLAHIGEFSFILLRLSNQNNLFSDYIYQLLISASVLSMFFIPLLIKIGDNLSSKSNLKTKLNDSDKTENIKLKNHTIIAGFGVNGKNISNVLKLIGIPFIIIEANPKTVRKYRKLNYPIYFGELDRKENLDSMGIINAALLVIAISDIEATQRAIKIAKSINPNIKLIVRANYVTQVEEMYKLGADLVISQDLETSLVFLNHILDYYNLPRNITRLQTNLLKKEHYKFFTSHNKNYEWNIFESDIIQKDNEMFFISSSSKLISKNILEFEPVKNDVIKIIGIVRDNKIVADNLEFEKVQKFDTLILSGNHRNLETALNWFEANN; encoded by the coding sequence ATGTCATTACTTTTTGATATAATAACTTTATTATCGCTTGCAATTTTAATAATTCTTATTGCATCCAAATTTAATATTCCGGTTTTAATAGGATTTTTATTTACCGGAATTTTAATTGGACCTTCCGCTTTTAGTCTTGTAAGTAATATTTCAGATATTGAAATTTTAGCTGAAGTAGGAATTATTCTTTTAATGTTTACAATCGGTTTAGAATTTTCTCTTGAAAAAATAAATCAATTAAAAAAAGATTTTATACTTTTTGGCGGCTTGCAAGTTTTGTTAACTTGGATTGTGTTAGGAATAATTTGCTTTTCTTTTGGATTAAATATTTCCCAATCAATTTTTATTGGTTTCGCAATTTCACTTAGCAGCACTGCAATTTTATTAAAATATTTAAAAGATTCTGATAAATTAAATACTCCATCTGGAATTAAAATAATCGGAATTTTATTATTTCAAGATGCAGCTCTAATTCCCTTTTTAATATTATTGCCGGCACTTACAACTACTTCAGAATTTTCTACATCAATTATTTATAACATTTTAATTTCAATCGGAAGCATAACAATTTTATTGATTGCAAGTAAGTTTTTTATCCCAAAACTTTTTAATCTTATTTTAAATTTGAGATTAGCTGAACTTTTTATTGTTACAATTTTTGTAATAATTTTTGGAATTTCATTTGCAGCTTATAAACTTGGAGCTTCATTGGCAATGGGCGCTTTTATTGCCGGACTTTCAATTTCTGATACCGAACATGCACATCATGTTAATACTGAATTAATACCATCACGAAATTTATTCAATTCGATTTTTTTTATATCAATCGGAATGTTTGTTGACATTTCATTTTTCAAAAATAATTTTATTGAAATTATTGCATCAATGTCTGTTTTGATTTTAATTAAAGGAATAATTTTACTAGCAATTTTTTATTTCCTTAAAAACACAATCAGCAACGGAATTATCACAGCTTTAAGCTTGGCTCACATCGGTGAATTTTCTTTTATACTTTTAAGATTATCAAATCAGAATAATTTATTTTCGGATTATATTTATCAATTACTTATTTCTGCTTCAGTTTTAAGTATGTTTTTTATTCCTCTATTAATTAAAATTGGGGATAATTTATCTTCAAAAAGTAACTTAAAAACCAAGCTAAATGATTCGGATAAAACAGAAAATATTAAATTAAAAAATCATACAATTATTGCGGGATTTGGCGTAAACGGAAAAAATATTTCAAATGTTTTAAAATTAATTGGAATTCCATTTATTATAATTGAAGCAAATCCAAAAACAGTGCGCAAATATAGAAAATTAAATTACCCGATTTATTTTGGCGAGCTTGATAGAAAAGAAAATTTAGACTCAATGGGAATTATCAATGCAGCATTGCTTGTAATTGCAATCTCTGATATTGAAGCTACTCAACGCGCAATTAAAATTGCTAAATCTATTAATCCAAATATTAAATTAATTGTTCGCGCAAATTATGTAACACAAGTTGAAGAAATGTACAAACTTGGAGCCGATTTGGTAATTTCACAAGATTTGGAAACTTCGCTTGTTTTCTTAAATCATATTTTAGATTATTATAATTTGCCGAGAAATATTACACGACTTCAAACAAATCTTCTTAAGAAAGAACATTATAAATTTTTTACTTCGCACAATAAAAATTATGAATGGAATATTTTTGAATCCGATATTATCCAGAAAGACAATGAAATGTTTTTTATCAGCTCAAGTTCAAAATTAATTTCTAAAAATATTTTAGAATTTGAGCCGGTTAAAAATGATGTGATTAAAATTATTGGAATTGTTAGAGATAATAAAATTGTTGCCGATAATTTAGAATTTGAAAAAGTTCAAAAGTTTGATACACTAATTTTATCGGGAAATCACAGAAATCTTGAAACTGCTTTAAATTGGTTTGAAGCTAATAATTAG
- a CDS encoding 16S rRNA (uracil(1498)-N(3))-methyltransferase, whose protein sequence is MIFSNTEFYFTKRENITENLISIFDEEAKHISSVMRHKINDEIFVTNGTGNVYKSKIIEIKKSEIKLSVIANFNIEKKYENVVFYIPILKSTERFEFALEKCVELGIINFKIFSSVKSHKRGIKIDRWEKILISAMKQSLQSHLPKMEFVKIISKDLENSVNIIFDQNAEYKFTSYLNNYKNEENRNKIINLFFGPEAGLTQADIDKIPNPIFVKMNKNRLRSETAIISAASILTNNL, encoded by the coding sequence ATGATTTTTTCAAACACAGAATTTTATTTTACTAAGCGGGAAAATATTACAGAAAATTTAATTTCAATTTTTGATGAAGAAGCAAAACACATTTCTTCTGTAATGCGTCATAAAATTAATGATGAAATTTTTGTAACTAATGGAACTGGAAATGTTTACAAATCAAAGATTATTGAAATAAAAAAAAGTGAAATAAAGCTTTCCGTAATTGCGAATTTTAATATCGAAAAAAAATATGAAAACGTTGTGTTTTATATTCCAATTCTAAAATCAACAGAAAGATTTGAATTTGCTTTGGAAAAATGTGTTGAGTTGGGAATTATAAATTTTAAAATTTTCTCATCTGTTAAAAGTCATAAACGAGGAATTAAAATTGATAGATGGGAAAAAATTCTTATTTCTGCAATGAAGCAAAGCTTGCAATCTCATTTACCTAAAATGGAATTTGTAAAAATAATTTCTAAAGATTTAGAAAATTCAGTTAACATTATTTTTGATCAAAATGCAGAATATAAATTCACGAGTTATTTAAATAATTATAAAAATGAAGAAAATAGAAATAAAATAATTAATTTATTTTTTGGACCCGAAGCCGGTTTGACCCAAGCTGATATTGATAAAATACCAAATCCTATTTTTGTAAAAATGAATAAAAATCGTTTACGATCTGAAACTGCAATTATTTCTGCGGCTTCAATTCTAACTAATAATTTATAG
- a CDS encoding FUN14 domain-containing protein — protein sequence MEEIIFALKSGGIGLLSGIAVGFISKKVSKILVFFIAVAFILIQVAIYNGYLEVDWLSWGNKAADLVKGADISTDSIKELFVRNVPFAIAALVGFIFGFKKG from the coding sequence ATGGAAGAAATTATTTTTGCATTAAAATCCGGCGGAATTGGTCTTCTCTCCGGAATTGCAGTTGGATTTATTTCAAAAAAAGTTTCAAAAATATTGGTCTTTTTTATTGCTGTTGCGTTTATTCTAATTCAAGTTGCAATTTACAACGGATATTTGGAAGTCGATTGGCTCTCTTGGGGAAACAAAGCGGCAGATTTGGTTAAGGGTGCAGATATTTCCACCGACTCGATAAAAGAATTATTTGTTAGAAATGTTCCTTTCGCCATTGCTGCATTGGTTGGATTTATCTTTGGATTTAAGAAAGGATAA
- a CDS encoding CoA-binding protein translates to MDTCEILKTSKTIAVVGISSSRFKTSRNIAEYLIRNGYNVVGVNPNKNFTDADGIKVYNSLKEIPHKIDIVNVFRKSEDIPGIIDEVNEISPKVLWLQLGIRNDEAVKSSMQKGIIVVQDSCIKVEHSFCF, encoded by the coding sequence ATGGATACTTGCGAAATTCTTAAAACTTCTAAAACAATTGCGGTTGTTGGTATTTCGAGCAGTCGTTTTAAAACGAGCAGAAATATTGCTGAATATTTAATTCGAAATGGTTACAATGTTGTTGGCGTAAATCCAAATAAAAATTTTACTGATGCAGACGGAATAAAAGTTTATAATTCATTGAAAGAGATTCCGCACAAAATTGATATCGTAAATGTTTTTAGAAAATCCGAAGATATTCCGGGAATCATTGATGAAGTAAATGAAATTTCTCCAAAAGTTCTTTGGCTTCAATTGGGAATTAGAAATGACGAAGCAGTAAAAAGTTCAATGCAAAAGGGAATTATTGTAGTTCAAGATTCGTGTATAAAAGTTGAACATTCTTTTTGTTTTTAA
- the gcvP gene encoding aminomethyl-transferring glycine dehydrogenase translates to MNLSSNYDQFVNRHIPHNDFEINEMLQTIGVSSVDELIEKTIPKSIRLNNLPNLDKPLTEFELLNEMQSLASKNKIFKNYIGQGYYNTITPSVIKRNILENPGWYTQYTPYQAEISQGRLEALLNFQTMVCDLTSMPIANASLLDEGTSAAEAMNMLFSLRKGNKKNADTILVSDKIFIQTIDVLKTRAIPLGIKIQIETIENFKLEENIFAIFVQYPNEDGSIVDYSNLFNDANEKGIYKIVAADLLSLSLLKPPGEFGADVVVGSTQRFGVPMGFGGPHAAFFATKEEFKRSIPGRIIGVSIDAKGNRALRMALQTREQHIKRERATSNICTAQVLLAIMSGMYSVYYGKDGIIKIAERINFLTKYLYSNLKNMNIEFISESFFDTVTFSLNSDQYKNLKTITVENKINLRWLENNQVGISIGEDISFDDIKILIELISKSINHEINLTEENFDSFPKELKRTSEFLTHSVFKDYHSESEMMRYIKSLEKKDLSLTSAMIPLGSCTMKLNAASELYALSNPNFSNIHPFAPLDQVEGYSQMIDKLQNQIAELTGLPGVSLQPNSGAQGEYTGLLVIRAYHLDKGNSYRNVMLIPSSAHGTNPASAVLAGNKVVIVKCDENGNIDVEDLKNKAEQNKNELAGLMVTYPSTHGVFEENIIDITKIIHENGGLVYMDGANLNAQLCLTNPAQIGADVCHLNLHKTFAIPHGGGGPGVGPIAVSEKLKKYLPGHSVVKIGNGKSIHAVSSSPFGSASVLTISYAYIRMMGSEGLKRATEIAILNANYIKAKLQNHYKTLYKGRNGFVAHEMILDTREFKTRANVEVEDIAKRLMDYGYHAPTVSFPVAGTLMVEPTESESKRELDKFCNTMEMIYDEILEIEKGTFSKEDNVLKNAPHTLNDITSEWNHSYTISKAVTPTNLVAHNKFWPTVNRIDNAYGDRNLVCNCAPIEEYK, encoded by the coding sequence ATGAATTTATCTTCAAATTATGATCAATTTGTGAATAGACATATTCCGCATAATGATTTTGAAATTAATGAAATGCTGCAAACTATTGGAGTTTCATCGGTTGATGAATTAATTGAAAAAACAATTCCAAAATCCATCAGATTAAATAATTTGCCAAACCTTGATAAACCCTTAACTGAGTTTGAACTTTTAAATGAAATGCAATCCCTTGCATCAAAAAATAAAATATTTAAAAATTATATCGGACAAGGTTACTATAATACAATTACTCCGTCGGTTATTAAAAGAAATATTTTGGAAAATCCGGGTTGGTACACACAATATACGCCATATCAAGCAGAAATTTCTCAAGGCAGATTGGAAGCTCTCTTAAATTTTCAAACAATGGTTTGTGATTTAACTTCAATGCCAATTGCGAATGCATCTCTTTTAGATGAAGGAACATCCGCTGCCGAAGCGATGAATATGCTATTCAGTTTAAGAAAGGGAAATAAGAAAAATGCCGATACAATTTTAGTTTCGGATAAAATTTTTATTCAAACAATTGATGTTTTAAAAACTAGAGCAATTCCTTTGGGAATAAAAATTCAAATTGAAACTATTGAGAATTTTAAATTAGAGGAAAATATTTTTGCAATATTTGTTCAATATCCAAATGAAGATGGAAGTATTGTTGATTATTCAAATTTATTTAATGATGCAAACGAAAAAGGAATTTATAAAATTGTTGCTGCAGATTTATTAAGTTTATCTTTACTTAAACCACCGGGTGAATTTGGTGCCGATGTTGTAGTTGGCTCAACTCAAAGATTTGGAGTTCCGATGGGTTTTGGTGGACCACACGCTGCATTCTTTGCAACAAAAGAGGAATTCAAAAGATCAATTCCCGGAAGAATAATTGGAGTTTCAATTGATGCAAAAGGTAACAGAGCATTAAGAATGGCTCTTCAAACAAGAGAACAACACATTAAACGTGAACGAGCAACAAGCAATATTTGTACGGCTCAAGTACTTTTAGCAATTATGTCGGGGATGTACTCAGTTTATTATGGAAAAGATGGAATTATAAAAATTGCAGAAAGAATTAATTTCTTAACAAAATATTTATATTCAAATTTAAAGAATATGAATATTGAATTTATTTCTGAATCATTTTTTGATACGGTTACATTTTCTTTAAATTCTGATCAATACAAAAATCTGAAAACAATAACTGTAGAAAACAAAATAAATTTGAGATGGCTTGAAAATAATCAAGTTGGAATTTCAATCGGTGAAGATATTAGTTTTGATGATATTAAAATTTTGATTGAACTAATTTCAAAATCTATAAATCATGAAATCAATTTAACTGAAGAAAATTTTGATAGTTTTCCAAAAGAATTAAAAAGAACATCAGAATTTTTAACTCACTCGGTATTTAAAGATTATCATTCTGAATCTGAAATGATGAGATATATTAAAAGTTTGGAGAAAAAAGATCTTTCTCTGACTTCAGCAATGATTCCACTTGGATCTTGCACAATGAAGTTAAATGCAGCAAGTGAATTATACGCTTTATCAAATCCTAATTTTAGCAATATTCATCCGTTTGCACCGCTTGATCAAGTTGAAGGTTATTCTCAAATGATTGATAAATTACAAAATCAAATTGCGGAATTAACCGGATTGCCCGGTGTTTCACTTCAACCAAATTCCGGAGCGCAAGGAGAATATACCGGACTTTTAGTAATCCGAGCTTATCATTTGGATAAAGGAAATTCATACAGAAATGTTATGCTAATTCCATCGTCTGCGCATGGAACAAATCCAGCAAGCGCTGTTTTAGCCGGCAATAAAGTTGTAATTGTAAAATGTGATGAAAATGGAAATATTGATGTTGAGGATTTGAAAAATAAAGCTGAACAAAATAAAAATGAATTAGCCGGATTGATGGTAACTTATCCATCAACTCATGGAGTTTTTGAAGAAAATATTATTGATATTACAAAAATAATTCATGAAAATGGGGGATTGGTTTACATGGATGGAGCAAATTTGAATGCTCAACTTTGTTTAACTAATCCGGCACAAATTGGTGCAGATGTTTGTCATTTAAATCTACATAAAACTTTTGCAATTCCTCATGGCGGCGGCGGTCCGGGAGTTGGACCAATCGCAGTTTCCGAGAAATTAAAAAAATATTTGCCGGGTCATTCCGTTGTAAAAATTGGAAATGGAAAATCAATTCATGCGGTTTCTTCATCACCATTTGGAAGTGCAAGTGTTCTTACTATTTCTTATGCTTACATTAGAATGATGGGAAGTGAAGGATTAAAAAGAGCTACAGAAATTGCAATTCTAAATGCAAATTATATAAAGGCAAAATTGCAAAATCATTATAAAACTCTTTATAAAGGCAGAAACGGATTTGTTGCTCACGAAATGATTTTAGATACAAGAGAATTTAAAACTCGCGCAAATGTTGAAGTTGAAGATATTGCTAAAAGGCTTATGGATTATGGCTATCATGCTCCAACTGTTTCTTTTCCCGTTGCCGGAACTTTAATGGTTGAGCCGACTGAAAGTGAATCAAAACGTGAACTTGATAAATTCTGTAATACAATGGAAATGATTTACGATGAAATTTTAGAAATTGAGAAAGGAACTTTTTCAAAAGAAGATAACGTTTTGAAAAATGCACCTCATACTTTAAATGATATAACTTCTGAATGGAATCATTCTTATACAATATCAAAAGCAGTTACTCCAACAAATTTGGTTGCGCATAATAAATTTTGGCCAACTGTTAACAGAATTGATAACGCTTACGGCGATAGGAATTTAGTTTGTAATTGTGCTCCAATAGAAGAATATAAATAG
- the rnc gene encoding ribonuclease III: MFKKFFNLFKKINHSKSDDFDKIKKEKIISKIEDFTGLKPSKEEYFLKAFTHRSFLELARENIKSNERLEFLGDSILGKITAEYLFHYFPDADEGFLTKTRSQIVNKNSLEIIGFNLNLQDLIFLNTKYLTTEKKKIGNVVADCLEALIGAIYLEFGEKAAKKFVEDFIVIPQIKNGDIKDDKNYKGQLLEYSHANRLNQPVYKVIDQSGPQHNKIYKIKVEVDENIFGIGTGPNKKTAEQEAAKLALSLINESKKKNDIE; this comes from the coding sequence ATGTTTAAAAAATTCTTCAACCTTTTTAAGAAAATAAATCATTCCAAATCTGATGATTTTGATAAAATTAAAAAGGAAAAAATAATATCCAAAATTGAAGATTTCACCGGTTTAAAACCATCAAAAGAGGAATATTTTTTAAAAGCATTTACTCATCGTTCATTTCTTGAATTAGCCCGCGAAAACATTAAATCAAACGAAAGATTGGAATTTTTAGGCGATTCAATACTTGGTAAAATTACCGCAGAATATCTTTTCCATTATTTTCCGGATGCCGACGAAGGATTCTTAACAAAAACGAGATCTCAAATCGTAAACAAAAATTCCCTTGAAATTATTGGCTTTAATCTTAATCTGCAAGATTTAATTTTCCTTAATACTAAATATTTAACAACAGAAAAAAAGAAAATTGGAAATGTTGTTGCAGATTGTCTTGAAGCTTTAATTGGTGCAATCTATCTTGAGTTTGGCGAAAAAGCTGCAAAAAAATTTGTAGAAGATTTTATTGTAATTCCACAAATTAAAAATGGTGATATAAAAGACGATAAAAATTATAAGGGACAATTATTAGAATATTCTCACGCAAATAGATTAAACCAACCGGTTTATAAAGTTATAGATCAATCCGGACCGCAGCATAATAAAATCTATAAAATCAAAGTTGAAGTTGATGAAAATATATTTGGAATTGGAACTGGTCCAAATAAAAAAACTGCCGAGCAAGAAGCCGCAAAATTAGCTCTTTCATTAATCAATGAAAGTAAAAAGAAGAATGACATTGAATAA